A single genomic interval of Spinacia oleracea cultivar Varoflay chromosome 6, BTI_SOV_V1, whole genome shotgun sequence harbors:
- the LOC110795672 gene encoding TATA-binding protein-associated factor BTAF1 — MAQQAPPPQSQPQQQPQPQQSSSRLNRLLTLLDTGSTQQTRFAAARQIGDIARSYPQELNPLLRKVSQYLRSRNWDTRVAAAKAIGSIAENSKRVSIEQLVGIAARKVSEAGLGCPELKPKNEASISSFRSFDINKVLEFGILLASGGQEYDVNDDNNAKNSKERLARQKKNLRRRLGLDMCEQFMDVSDMIRDEDLVMFPMESSKSSSDYSRKRGGYRAFRSQRPSARELNLLKRKAKVNSNDVRCGVTVGAQKVVVASAGGSEPFVGGGGTGKGLVESATDEDSVEQEEDGYWQFHGYVEQLLVDMFDPVWEVRHGSIMALREILTYQGAYAGVSMNDPSSRGGQGTESANEKANLPVKREREIDLNLEVSEDGSMESFKRVKHEGIEPSSVQMSVKAEQNGENASSPFVSEVNIGSVIMKSEPDALEARSVSDGADSLMLGSVDTAEEKGIAGKVDMMDNLSGNLELINLVGSARNSWLKNCEFLQDCAICFLCVLSLDRFGDYVSDQVVAPVRETCAQALGAVLKYMAPELVRETMNILLQMQERPEWEIRHGSLLGIKYLIAVRKEMMSDLLGFVLPACKCGLEDPDDDVRAVAADALIPAASSIVANMNQLLHPIVMLLWDILLDLDDLSPSTSSVMNLLAEIYTHAGLTGNMLDTLTLQGPQELDLNEDLSYIDELELPASNENPYMLSALAPRLWPFMRHSISSVRYSAIRTLERLLEARYKRHITEPSAGSFWPSSILGDTLQIVFQNLLLESNEDILLCSERVWKLLLHCPVMDLVTAAKSHITSWLELATTPYGSELNISKMFWPVAPPQKRKFVTAAKMRAAKMDNYAGRSGNVGAAKGTILEDCVDASGSSLKIVVGADSEKSVTRTRVVAAAALGVLASKWPESSINHITDPLWKDISSLSGVQRQISSMVLISWFKEVKNGEISPAQGVNSALFEQFKNWLLDLLACTDPSLPTKDSSLPYAELSRTYSKMHSEASHLLHVVESCGMLKDLLLTTNIDLGNLGMDDAVDFALKVVLPSYDSSVDSPAEKLILDDVESSKQRLLTTTGYLKCVQSNLHVTVSSLMAAAIVWISNLPKRLNPIILPLMASLKREQEEILQQKAAEALAELIDDCIARKPSPNEKLVKNLCSLTCLDPSETPQVGIITSMEVIEEQELLLCRSMSVNQRSRGRSAPSGEDRSKVEGFISRRGAELALKHLCKKFGASLFDKIPKLWECLSEVLKPVDLQGEVPAEEKKITVAIESVKDPQLLINNIQLVRSIAPLLDDALKQKLLTLLPCIFRCVSHSHVAVRLAASRCITTMAKSVIVSVMASVVENAVPMLGDTASVPARQGAGMLIGLLVQGLGMELVPYAPLLVVPLLRCMSDSDASVRQSVTRSFAALVPLLPLARGLPPPTGINESLLRDKEDAKFLEQLLDNSSIDDYKLFTELKVTLRRYQQEGINWLAFLRRFKLHGILCDDMGLGKTLQASAIVASDVAEHRVINNGKEQPPSLIVCPSTLVGHWAYEIEKFIDPSVVSTLQYVGSAEERISIRSLFNKHNVIITSYDVVRKDVDFFGQLWWNYCILDEGHVIKNARSKITAAVKQLKAQNRLILSGTPIQNNILDLWSLFDFLMPGFLGSDRQFQATYGKPLLAARDPKCSAKDAEAGALAMEALHKQVMPFLLRRTKDEVLSDLPEKIIQDRYCDLSPVQLKLYEQFSGSHAKKEISSIVNLDDSKETKDEKVAPKASSHIFQALQYLLKLCSHPLLVASVEAVDSLRYILSDLLPGNSDIISELHKIHHSPKLIALQEILEECGIGVDTSNSESMINFGQHRVLIFAQHKALLDIIERDLFRAHMRNVAYLRLDGSVHTEKRFDIVKAFNSDPTIDVLLLTTHVGGLGLNLTSADTLIFMEHDWNPMRDLQAMDRAHRLGQKKVVNVHRLIMRGTLEEKVMSLQKFKVSVANSVINSDNASLKTMNTDQLLDLFTPAENSRKGGFKMKNSDGNSNENKKASGSGKGLKAILNGLEDLWDQSQYTEEYNLDQFLSKLNG, encoded by the coding sequence ATGGCGCAGCAGGCTCCGCCACCGCAATCTCAGCCACAGCAACAACCGCAACCACAACAGTCCTCTTCGCGGCTCAATCGCCTCCTTACTCTGCTCGACACCGGGTCGACTCAGCAGACTCGATTCGCGGCAGCTAGGCAAATCGGGGACATCGCTAGGTCTTACCCTCAGGAGCTGAATCCGTTGCTGCGGAAGGTGTCGCAGTATCTCAGGAGTCGTAATTGGGACACGCGTGTGGCTGCTGCCAAGGCGATTGGGTCCATTGCTGAGAATTCGAAGCGGGTTTCGATTGAACAGCTTGTTGGTATCGCGGCGAGGAAGGTTTCCGAGGCCGGGCTCGGGTGTCCGGAGCTGAAGCCGAAGAATGAGGCAAGTATTTCGTCGTTTCGTAGTTTTGATATTAATAAAGTATTGGAATTTGGGATTTTATTGGCTTCTGGGGGGCAAGAATATGATGTAAATGATGATAATAATGCTAAGAATTCCAAAGAACGATTGGCTAGGCAAAAGAAGAATCTACGTAGGAGACTGGGGCTTGATATGTGTGAACAGTTTATGGATGTGAGTGATATGATTAGGGATGAGGATCTTGTGATGTTTcctatggaatcctcaaaaagCTCCAGTGATTATAGTAGGAAAAGAGGCGGGTATCGTGCGTTTCGGTCTCAGAGGCCGAGTGCGAGAGAATTGAACCTTTTGAAGCGGAAAGCAAAGGTTAATTCGAATGATGTACGGTGTGGGGTTACTGTAGGTGCGCAGAAGGTGGTGGTTGCTTCGGCTGGTGGTTCTGAGCCGTTTGTAGGAGGTGGTGGTACAGGTAAAGGCTTGGTCGAGTCGGCTACTGATGAGGATAGTGTGGAACAAGAGGAAGATGGGTATTGGCAGTTTCATGGGTATGTTGAACAGCTTCTTGTTGATATGTTTGATCCTGTTTGGGAGGTTCGTCATGGGAGCATTATGGCCTTGAGGGAAATTTTGACATATCAGGGTGCTTATGCTGGCGTGTCTATGAACGACCCAAGCTCTCGCGGTGGTCAGGGAACGGAAAGTGCGAATGAGAAAGCGAATTTGCCCGTGAAAAGGGAGAGGGAAATAGACTTAAATTTGGAAGTTTCAGAAGATGGTTCTATGGAGAGTTTTAAAAGGGTGAAGCATGAAGGCATTGAACCATCTTCTGTGCAAATGTCTGTGAAGGCCGAGCAAAATGGAGAAAATGCTTCTAGCCCTTTTGTATCTGAAGTTAATATTGGTTCTGTAATAATGAAGTCTGAACCTGATGCTTTAGAGGCCAGAAGTGTTAGTGATGGTGCTGATTCCCTGATGTTAGGGTCAGTTGACACTGCAGAGGAGAAGGGCATTGCGGGAAAGGTAGACATGATGGATAATCTTAGCGGGAATCTTGAGCTGATCAACTTGGTTGGATCAGCTAGGAACTCGTGGCTTAAAAATTGCGAATTTCTGCAAGACTGTGCTATATGCTTCCTTTGCGTGCTGTCTCTGGATCGTTTTGGAGATTATGTCTCAGATCAAGTTGTTGCTCCTGTGAGAGAAACATGTGCTCAAGCGTTAGGGGCTGTGCTCAAATACATGGCTCCTGAATTGGTGCGCGAAACTATGAACATTTTATTGCAAATGCAGGAGAGACCGGAATGGGAAATTCGTCATGGCAGCCTGTTGGGAATTAAATATCTGATTGCTGTACGGAAAGAGATGATGTCTGATTTGCTTGGATTTGTACTACCTGCTTGTAAGTGTGGCCTGGAGGACCCCGATGATGATGTCAGAGCAGTTGCTGCTGATGCTCTTATACCTGCTGCATCTTCTATAGTTGCTAACATGAACCAGCTGTTGCATCCTATCGTAATGCTGTTATGGGATATTTTGCTTGATTTAGATGATCTTAGCCCGTCTACCAGTAGTGTCATGAATCTTCTGGCAGAAATTTATACTCATGCAGGGTTGACTGGAAATATGCTTGACACATTGACCTTGCAGGGGCCTCAGGAACTTGATCTCAATGAAGATTTGTCTTACATTGATGAGTTGGAGTTACCAGCATCAAACGAAAATCCTTATATGCTATCAGCTCTGGCTCCACGGTTATGGCCATTTATGAGACACAGTATTTCATCGGTTCGTTATTCGGCCATCAGAACGCTGGAAAGGCTGCTTGAAGCTCGATATAAAAGACACATTACTGAGCCATCTGCTGGTTCTTTCTGGCCTTCCTCAATTTTGGGCGATACCCTTCAAATTGTCTTCCAGAATTTGCTGCTGGAATCAAATGAAGATATTTTATTGTGCAGTGAGAGGGTGTGGAAGCTATTGCTTCATTGCCCTGTTATGGATCTTGTGACTGCTGCAAAATCCCATATTACCTCTTGGTTGGAGTTAGCTACTACACCTTATGGCTCCGAATTGAATATCTCAAAGATGTTCTGGCCTGTTGCCCCACCTCAGAAGAGAAAATTTGTAACTGCTGCAAAAATGCGGGCTGCAAAGATGGACAATTATGCTGGCCGAAGTGGTAATGTAGGGGCTGCAAAAGGGACTATTCTAGAAGACTGTGTCGATGCTTCTGGTTCCTCTCTAAAGATAGTTGTTGGTGCCGATTCAGAGAAGTCTGTAACTCGCACGCGAGTAGTGGCAGCAGCAGCTCTGGGTGTTCTTGCTTCAAAGTGGCCAGAGTCATCAATAAACCATATAACTGATCCACTGTGGAAAGATATTTCCTCTTTATCAGGTGTCCAGCGGCAGATATCTTCGATGGTTCTGATTTCCTGGTTCAAGGAAGTTAAAAATGGGGAAATTTCACCAGCACAGGGAGTTAATTCTGCTCTTTTTGAACAATTTAAGAATTGGTTGTTGGATTTGTTGGCCTGTACTGATCCTTCTTTGCCAACAAAAGATTCATCTTTACCTTATGCTGAGCTGTCAAGAACATACTCCAAGATGCACAGTGAAGCCAGTCACTTGCTTCATGTTGTTGAATCCTGTGGAATGTTGAAGGATCTTTTGTTGACTACTAATATTGACCTTGGTAACTTGGGGATGGATGACGCAGTGGACTTCGCTCTGAAAGTTGTGCTGCCTAGCTATGACAGCTCGGTAGATAGTCCTGCAGAAAAGCTTATTTTAGATGATGTGGAGTCCTCAAAACAGCGATTACTGACAACTACTGGGTATTTGAAGTGTGTACAAAGCAATCTGCATGTTACTGTTTCTTCTTTAATGGCTGCTGCAATTGTATGGATTTCAAATCTTCCTAAAAGGCTTAATCCAATTATTTTACCCCTAATGGCTTCTCTTAAAAGAGAACAAGAGGAAATACTGCAACAGAAGGCCGCCGAGGCTCTTGCTGAGCTTATTGATGATTGCATTGCACGTAAACCCAGTCCAAATGAAAAATTGGTCAAGAATCTTTGTAGTTTAACCTGCTTAGATCCCTCTGAGACACCTCAAGTAGGAATCATAACATCAATGGAAGTTATTGAAGAGCAGGAACTCCTTCTATGTAGAAGCATGAGTGTAAATCAGAGGTCTAGGGGCCGTTCTGCACCTAGTGGTGAAGATAGATCAAAGGTTGAAGGTTTCATCAGCAGACGAGGAGCTGAACTTGCCCTTAAGCACTTGTGTAAAAAATTTGGGGCTTCTTTGTTTGACAAAATTCCCAAGTTATGGGAATGTCTATCAGAAGTTCTTAAGCCCGTTGATCTGCAAGGGGAAGTTCCTGCTGAAGAGAAAAAGATTACAGTAGCAATTGAATCTGTTAAGGATCCTCAACTTTTGATAAACAACATACAGTTGGTGCGCTCAATTGCCCCTTTGCTAGATGATGCATTAAAGCAAAAACTGCTCACTCTCCTCCCGTGCATTTTCAGATGTGTTAGTCATTCACATGTTGCTGTTAGATTAGCTGCTTCCAGATGTATTACTACAATGGCAAAGTCCGTGATAGTAAGTGTGATGGCGTCTGTGGTTGAGAATGCCGTGCCTATGTTAGGTGATACAGCATCTGTTCCTGCAAGACAAGGAGCCGGTATGCTTATTGGTCTGCTAGTCCAAGGACTAGGGATGGAACTGGTCCCATATGCCCCCTTGTTAGTTGTCCCTCTTCTTAGGTGCATGAGTGATTCTGATGCTTCTGTGAGGCAGAGTGTGACACGAAGTTTTGCTGCACTGGTGCCTCTTCTTCCTTTGGCACGTGGCCTTCCTCCGCCTACTGGAATCAATGAAAGCCTGTTACGCGACAAAGAGGACGCAAAGTTCTTGGAGCAGCTACTTGATAACTCTAGCATCGATGACTATAAACTTTTTACTGAGTTAAAGGTTACCTTAAGGAGATACCAACAGGAAGGCATCAATTGGCTAGCTTTCCTTCGGCGTTTTAAATTGCATGGCATCTTATGTGATGATATGGGGCTTGGTAAAACCCTTCAAGCCTCTGCAATTGTTGCATCAGATGTAGCCGAACATCGCGTGATAAATAACGGCAAAGAGCAGCCTCCTTCATTAATTGTTTGCCCGTCAACCCTTGTTGGTCATTGGGCGTATGAGATAGAGAAGTTTATCGATCCTTCTGTTGTCAGTACTCTTCAGTATGTTGGCTCTGCTGAGGAACGAATTTCCATTAGAAGTCTCTTCAACAAGCATAATGTCATTATAACTTCATATGATGTTGTGCGTAAAGATGTAGATTTTTTTGGGCAGCTTTGGTGGAATTATTGCATCTTGGATGAGGGGCATGTTATAAAAAATGCCAGGTCTAAAATTACTGCTGCTGTGAAACAGTTGAAAGCCCAAAACCGTCTTATACTCAGTGGGACTCCAATCCAAAATAACATTCTGGATTTGTGGTccctttttgattttttgatgcCTGGTTTTCTTGGATCAGATAGACAATTTCAAGCTACATATGGAAAGCCTCTGTTAGCTGCGAGAGATCCGAAATGTTCTGCCAAGGATGCTGAAGCAGGCGCTTTAGCTATGGAAGCACTGCACAAGCAGGTCATGCCATTCTTGCTCCGACGAACAAAAGACGAAGTCCTATCTGATCTTCCAGAGAAAATCATACAGGACAGATATTGTGACCTCAGCCCTGTtcagttgaaactttatgagcAGTTTTCAGGCTCTCATGCTAAAAAGGAAATTTCAAGTATAGTCAATCTGGATGACTCCAAAGAGACTAAAGATGAAAAAGTTGCACCTAAAGCATCATCACATATCTTCCAGGCACTACAGTACCTGCTCAAACTTTGCAGTCATCCGCTGTTAGTAGCTAGTGTGGAAGCTGTTGATTCACTGAGATATATCTTGTCAGATCTCCTCCCTGGAAATTCTGATATTATTTCTGAACTACATAAAATTCACCACTCTCCTAAATTGATTGCTCTTCAGGAGATATTGGAAGAGTGTGGCATAGGTGTGGATACATCAAACTCTGAGAGCATGATTAATTTTGGTCAGCATAGAGTTCTGATATTTGCTCAGCACAAGGCTTTGTTGGACATAATAGAAAGAGATTTGTTCCGTGCCCATATGAGGAATGTGGCGTATTTGCGCTTGGATGGATCTGTTCATACAGAAAAGCGTTTTGATATAGTCAAAGCTTTCAATTCTGATCCTACCATTGATGTATTGCTGCTTACAACACATGTCGGTGGGCTTGGTTTGAATTTGACATCAGCTGACACTCTTATCTTTATGGAGCATGATTGGAATCCGATGCGAGATCTCCAGGCAATGGATAGAGCACACAGGCTTGGTCAAAAGAAAGTAGTCAATGTCCATCGTCTCATCATGCGGGGAACTCTGGAAGAGAAAGTTATGAGCCttcaaaaattcaaagtttCAGTTGCTAATTCTGTTATCAATTCAGATAATGCCAGCTTGAAAACGATGAACACAGATCAGCTCCTAGACCTTTTCACACCTGCTGAGAACTCCAGAAAGGGAGGCTTTAAAATGAAGAACTCTGATGGCAAttcaaatgaaaataaaaaagcGTCTGGAAGCGGTAAAGGATTGAAAGCCATTCTTAATGGTCTTGAAGACCTCTGGGATCAATCACAATACACTGAAGAATACAATCTTGACCAGTTTCTGTCAAAGCTCAATGGTTGA